The following are from one region of the Ancylothrix sp. D3o genome:
- a CDS encoding 7-cyano-7-deazaguanine synthase, with protein sequence MMMNTAFAEIMGDNIGEPSFRDYTFKFEAILNSNGLVKFIDHFHKKEESIGFIVNDEEFSSRVETKFPSIIADLIDLAVAIYASDRLAVYNLERTQRRIYVFLPLGHPELFNGELLQSKLNELLIWTTGSQWSFEFTKRQVSGRFVEQQPLLLSTMTPDSEVALWSGGLDSLAGLYTRLQTTPDQPFTLFGTGSNNIIYSYQGKIAEKVQSIFPNRISLLRVPIHFNNSSQQNKNKLSRVRGVLFTLLGSACAYLMGQKKLFVYENGIGAINLPYSKSTVGLDNSRSVHPQTLLMVSDLVSELVGERFEIKNPFLFWTKAQMCEALAKDSRNNLSSSTVSCDSRHRKKITFQCGYCSSCLLRRQALLAANIRDETRYVITHGEHPSKKDPSLYFRHMQAQVNTLDRLFQVSNKSDIQWKYLTQEFIELDDIVDRTFEAEGLSASEMRNSLIQLYQTYVYEWKAVEFHLQKRLLNSA encoded by the coding sequence ATGATGATGAATACCGCATTTGCCGAGATTATGGGCGATAACATCGGTGAGCCTAGCTTTAGGGACTACACTTTTAAGTTTGAAGCTATTTTGAATAGTAATGGTTTAGTTAAATTTATCGACCATTTTCATAAAAAAGAGGAGTCAATTGGATTTATTGTAAATGATGAAGAATTTTCATCCAGAGTTGAAACGAAATTTCCATCTATTATTGCAGATCTTATCGATTTGGCTGTTGCAATATATGCCTCAGATCGGCTCGCAGTCTACAATTTAGAGAGAACACAGCGTCGTATTTATGTATTTTTGCCACTAGGTCATCCTGAATTATTTAATGGCGAATTATTGCAATCAAAGTTGAATGAACTACTAATATGGACTACTGGGAGTCAATGGAGCTTTGAGTTTACAAAACGGCAAGTATCAGGACGTTTTGTGGAGCAGCAACCACTTCTTTTATCAACTATGACTCCAGATAGTGAAGTAGCATTATGGAGTGGGGGTCTTGATTCTCTTGCAGGACTCTATACTCGTCTTCAAACAACGCCAGATCAGCCTTTTACCCTATTTGGGACAGGTAGTAACAATATAATCTACTCTTATCAGGGAAAAATCGCTGAGAAAGTACAGTCTATTTTTCCTAATCGCATTAGCTTATTGCGTGTTCCGATTCATTTTAATAATAGTAGTCAACAGAATAAAAATAAACTTTCTCGTGTACGAGGTGTTTTATTTACCCTATTAGGTTCTGCTTGTGCTTATTTGATGGGACAGAAGAAACTATTTGTATATGAAAACGGAATCGGAGCGATTAACCTTCCTTATTCCAAATCTACTGTAGGGTTAGATAATTCACGTTCTGTCCATCCCCAAACTTTATTAATGGTAAGCGATTTGGTTTCAGAGCTTGTAGGAGAAAGATTTGAAATTAAAAATCCTTTTCTTTTCTGGACTAAAGCCCAAATGTGTGAAGCTTTAGCTAAAGATAGTAGAAATAATTTGTCATCTTCAACGGTTTCTTGTGATAGCCGCCATCGCAAAAAAATAACATTTCAGTGTGGATACTGCTCTTCTTGCCTTTTGAGGCGACAGGCACTTTTGGCCGCAAATATACGAGATGAAACTCGCTATGTAATAACGCATGGAGAACATCCATCCAAGAAAGATCCAAGTTTATATTTTCGTCATATGCAAGCACAAGTTAATACTCTGGATAGGTTGTTCCAAGTCTCTAATAAAAGTGATATTCAATGGAAATATTTAACTCAAGAGTTTATTGAACTGGATGATATTGTTGATAGAACCTTTGAGGCAGAAGGGCTATCGGCTAGTGAGATGCGAAACTCCTTAATTCAACTCTACCAAACCTATGTTTATGAATGGAAAGCAGTTGAGTTTCATCTTCAGAAAAGATTGCTAAATTCAGCATAA